GCAGGTGGTGCGGTCCTTGAAATCGAGGATGCGCGAGAAGACTTCGGAGCCGATCACCAGCGCCTTGCTCGCCGAACCGGTGCGGATCATCGCGTCGGCCACCGTCAGCGCATAGACGAAGCCGCTGCAGACCGCCTGCACGTCGAAGGCGGGGCAGCCGGCGACGCCCAGCTTGTGCTGCAGGATGGCGGCAGCCGAGGGGAACACCATGTCCGGCGTGGACGTGGCGACGATGATCAGGTCGATCTCGGCGGCGTCGCGGCCGGCGGCCTGCAGCGCGCGGCGCGCGGCTTCGGCGCCCAGGTCGCTGCTGGTGACGTCGGCCTCGGCAAAGTGGCGCGCACGGATGCCCGTGCGCTCCACGATCCAGTCGTCGGAAGTCTCGACGCCATTGGCAGCAAGTTGGGCGGCGAGATCGGCGTTGGTCACGCGCCTGGGGGGCAGGAAGCTGCCAGTGCCCGTGATCCGGGAGTATCTGCTCATCGTTCTCTAAGTGGTCGCCGCTTCGAGCGGCTGGGCATCGCCTTCGGGTCCCGACAACAGGGGACGCGCATGGGCGATGCGGGCCTGGACGCGGTCCAGCAGGTTGTTCCGGGCCGCATCATAAGCGCGGTTGAGCGCATGCTCGAAACCGAGTTCGTCGGCCGAGCCGTGGCTCTTGAACACCAGGCCGCGCAAACCCAGCAGCGCGGCACCGTTGTAGCGGCGGTGGTCGATGCGCTTCTTCAGCGCCGCCAGCACCGGGTAGGCAGCCATCGCCGCCATCGTCGTGAAGATGTTGCGCCTGGCTTCCTCCTTGAGGAAACCGACGATCAGCGAGGCCACACCTTCGCTGCTCTTGAGGGCCACGTTGCCGACGAAGCCGTCGCACACGACGATGTCGGTGGTGCCCTTGAAGATGTCGTTGCCTTCGACGTTGCCGAAGAAGTTGAGGTCGCCGGTAGCGCCCGCCGTGCGCAGCAGCTCGCTGGCCTTCTTGATCACCTCGCTGCCCTTGATCACTTCCTCGCCGATATTCAGCAAGCCCACCGAAGGGCTGTCGCTGCCGCTCAGCGCGGACACCAGGGCGGAGCCCATCACCGCGAACTGCAGCAGGTGCTGCTCGGTGCAGTCCACGTTGGCGCCGAGATCCAGCACGGTCGTGGAGCCGCCCTTGGCGTTGGGCAGGGGGGAAGCGATCGCCGGGCGGTCGATGCCGTCCAGCGTCTTGAGCACGTAGCGCGCCACGGCCATCAGGGCGCCGGTGTTGCCGGCCGAAACAGCGGCCTGCGCGTCGCCGGTCTTCACCTGCTGGATGGCCACGCGCAGCGAAGAATCCTTCTTCTTGCGCAGCGCCACTTCGACGGCATCGTCCATGGCCACCACCTCGGTGGCCGGCACGACGCGCGCGCGCGGATGCTGGAAGCTGGCGAGCGCATCCGGCTGGCCGACCAGCAGCAGCTGGGCCTCGGGATGCGCCTCGAGAAAATGCCGGCAGGCGGCGAGCGTCACGCGGGGGCCGTGGTCGCCGCCCATGCAATCGACTGCTAAGGTCGTCGTCATGGCCTGCACTGTAGAGCCAAAATGCACTGATTCAGGGGCCCGACAAGACAAAGGCCCGGACGCGCGTCGGCGCAGCCGGGCCTCGTGCCATGCAAGACGATCAGGCGTCGTTCTTGGTCTTCACGACCTTGCGGCCGCGATAGAAGCCCGTGGGGCTGATGTGGTGGCGCAGGTGGGTTTCGCCGGTGGTCGGCTCCACGGCGATGCCGGGCACGTTCAGCGCGTTGTGCGAACGGTGCATGCCGCGCTTGGAAGGCGACTTCTTGTTTTGCTGGACAGCCATGTCGGGCTCCTGGATTCAGCCGGCAACCTTGCAAAGGCAGCCAGGGGTTGATGGGTTGGACGAAACGCGAGACGGCATTTTCGGGTGCATGCCGCAAAGCATACCCCGCCCATCTGGCGCGAAGCCCACGATTATAGCCCAAAGCCGTGTTCCTAGCCTTTGCCGCCCGTCTTGAGCCGTCCCAGCACAGCGAACGGGTTCTCTTTCTCGGCGCCCGCCGCTTCGAACGCGGGATCGACCGCGGTCATTTTCACGGGCTGCGGGCAGACCTCGTGCCGCGGCGCCACCGGCGTTTCCATCAGCAGTTCGTCCTCCACCAGTTCCGCCAGGTTGAAGCTGCGGCTGAGCGCCAGCAGGTCTTCCTCGGCTTCATCGTCCTCCGCGGCGGCGGTGGCCTCGTCGGCGACGAAACGGAAGGAGCGGTCCACGTCCAGCGGCACGTCCACCGGGGTCAGGCAGCGCTGGCAGATGAGCGGGAGGGTGGCGTCCGCCGCCAGGTGCACCCAGATCTCGGGCTGCACGTGGTTGGCGTTGTGCATTTCGCCGCGTGCCTTCCAGCGCACGTGGCGCTCGGCGCCGGCGCCGCTGGTTTCGGCCAGCAGGCGCGGGTAACGTGTGAGGGGGTCGTCAGCGGCGAGTTCGGCGCCTTCCTCGGCGAAGCGGCGCACGTCGAGGCGCTGCGGGTCGAAGTCCTTGGCCATGAATCCAGTGTAAGAGAATGCGGGCCATGTCGACGCCGCTCCGTAACTCAGCCACGCGCCCGCTGGTGCTTGGCTCCACTTCCGTCTACCGCCGCGAACTGCTGTCCCGCCTGCGCCTGCCCTTCTCCGTGGAGCCGCCCCACGTCGACGAAACGCCGCTTCCGGGCGAGCAGCCCGAAGCCCTGGCCCGGCGCCTCGCCGAGGCCAAATGCGCCGCGGTGGCGAAGCGTCATCCGGGCGCGGTCGTGATCGGCTCCGACCAGGTCGCGGACCTGGATGGCGAAGCGCTGGGCAAGCCGGGCAACCATGCGAATGCGCTGACGCAGCTCTCGCGCATGAGCGGGCGCACCGTGGTCTTCCATACGGCACTGGCCGTGATGTGCGAGGAAACCGGCTTCGCGCAGCAGGACCTGGCGCCGGTGCGGGTGCGTTTCCGCGCGCTGGAGACTTCCGAGATCGAGGCCTACCTGCGCGCCGAGCAGCCCTACGACTGCGCGGGCAGCGCCAAGAGCGAAGCGCTGGGCATCGCACTGCTGGATTCCATCGACAGCGACGATCCGACGGCGCTGGTCGGCCTGCCCCTCATCCGCACCTGCCGCATGTTGCGTGCGGCAGGCCTGCGGCCGTTCTGATGGGCCGGCTCTACCTGGTTCCGGCGCCGCTGGATTTCGGCTGCGCCGAGGCGGTGCCGCTGGTCTCGGTGCTGCCGGAAGGCACGATCGCCGTTGCCGCGTCGCTGACGCACTGGATCTGCGAGAACGCCAAGACGACGCGCGCCTTCCTCAAGCGCGTGGGCGAGGTGAAGCCGCTCGCCCTGCCCTTGCAGCAGCAGGTGATCCAGGAGTTGCCGCGCGAGGTGCACAAGAAGGGCGACCACGGACCGGCCTCGTTCGACGCCAAGCCCTGGCTCGCGGCGGCGCGCGAGGGGCACGACATCGGCTTGCTGAGCGAAGCGGGCATGCCGGCGATTGCGGACCCCGGATCTTCGGTCGTGCGAGCCGCACATGACCTGGGCTTGCAGGTGGTGCCGCTGGTGGGGCCGGTGTCGCTGCTGCTGGCGCTGGCTGCCAGCGGTCTCAACGGCCAGAACTTCGCTTTTGTCGGCTACCTGCCGCAGGACGCCGCTGCAAGGGCGCAGCGGCTGAAGGAACTGGAAGCGCTGGCCCTGCGGACCGGCCAGTCGCAGATCTTCATCGAGACGCCCTATCGCAACCAGGCGGTGTGGCAGGGGATGCTGCAAGCCTTGAAGCCTGCGACGCGCATTGCGTTTGCCAGTGGGCTGACCCTGCCTTCAGCGCAATGCCGGAGTGCGGCGGTCGCGGCTTGGAAACAGCAGGCCGTGCCGGTCAGCAACGACACTCCCGCTGTTTTCATCATCGGCATGTAGGCTGGGTTCGCGCAGCGACCCCAGCATCGCCACGCCGGCAAGCGTTCAGCGAAGAGACGGAACGATGCTCAACGCGTGCACGGCACCTTCGCCAATCGAAGCGCCGAACTTCTTGGCCAGCCGCTCCGCCACATTCTCGCGGCGGGTGTAGTCCACCAGGTCTTCGGCATGGACGACCTCGCGGGCGACGTAGTCCAGGCTCCCCAGCTGGTCGGCCAGGCCCAGTTCCACGGCTTGCTGGCCGGTCCAGAACAGGCCGCTGAACAGCTCCGGCGTCTCCTTCAGGCGCTTGCCGCGGCCGGTCTTCACGACGTCGATGAACTGGCGGTGCACCTGGTTCAGCATTTCCTGCGCATGTTCGCGATGGCGCTCGGTCTGCGGGCTGAAGGGATCGAGGAAGCCCTTGTTCTCGCCGGCGGTGAGCAGGCGGCGTTCGACGCCCAGCTTGTCCATCAGGCCGACGAAGCCGAAGCCTTCCATCAGCACGCCGATGCTGCCGACGATGCTGGCCTTGTCCACGAAGATGCGGTCGGCCGACACGGCGATGTAGTAGGCCGCGGAGGCGCAAGACTCTTCCACCACGGCGTACAGCGGCTTCTTGTACTTGGCCTTCAGCCGCCGCAGTTCGTCGTTGATCATGCCGGCCTGCACGGGGCTGCCGCCCGGCGAGTTGATCAGGAGCACCACGGCCTGCGAACCGGAGTCCTCGAAGGCCGCCTTGGCCGCAGCGAGGATGAATTCGGCGCTGGCCTCCTGCTTGGGCCCGATCTCGCCCTCGATCTCGATCACCGCGGTGTGCGCCGTCGACTTGTCCGAACTGGGTGCGCCGCGATAGGTGAGCGTCCAGATCAGGAAGATGAAGAAGACCAGCCAGGCCAGCCGCACGAAGGCGCGCCAGCGGCGCGCGGTGCGCTGCTCCTCCAGCGTGGCGAACAGCAGCTTCTCCATCGTGGCGCGCTCCCAACCGGGCGGCTCCGCGCCCTTGGCAGGGGCGGGCGCGGCCGCGGCGGGCGCGGGGGCCGGTGCGGCGGGTTGGGTGTCTTCCGGGTAGCCAGGTTCGCTCATTTCAGAACTCGACAGGTTTCAAGTTGAAGGCAGTATGCCAGCGCACGACGCCGTCCCCCTCGGAGAGCTCGATGCGCACCAGGCCGCCGCGGCAGGGGCCGCCGGCACAGGCGCCGGTGTCGGGCCGGTAGGCGGCGCCGTGGGTGCCGCACAGGAGCCACTCGCCGCTGTCGTCGAAGAAGCGGTTCGGCTGCCAGTCCATCTCCATCGCCACGTGCGCGCAGCGATTGAGGTAGGCATGCACCTGGCCTTTCCAGCGCACGGCGAAGGCGCGGCAGGTCTGGCCGCCGTAGACGACGTCGAAAGGCACGGCCAGCCCGCCGTCCTGCAGGTCGGCGGAGTTGCACAGGGGCACCGGCACTTCTTCCATCAGGCGTGTTCCAGCAGCCAGGCGTGCAGCTCCGCCACCGAATGCACGATGGAGCGCGGCGCCAGCGCCTCGAAGCCGTCGATGGAGTGCGCGCCATAGCTCACGCCGATGCTGGCGCAGCCGGCGTTCAGCGCCATCTGCAGGTCGTGGGTGGTGTCGCCGATCATCAGCGTGCGCTCCGGCTCGGTGCCGAACTCGCGCATCAGCTCCTGCAGCATGCGCGGGTCGGGCTTGCCGGCGGTCTCGTCGGCGGTGCGCGAGCCGTCGAACACGCCCTGCAGCTGCGAGGTGCCCAGCACCTCGTTGAGCCCGCGGCGCGACTTGCCAGTGGCCACGACCAGCCAATGGTGGCGCCCGCGCAGGGCCTGCAGCATGGGCAGCACGCCATCGAACAGGCTCAGGTCTTCCTGGTGCGCCAGGTAATGGCGGCGGTAGTTCGCGCCCAGCTCGGGATAGCGGTCGCGCGGCACGTCCGGCGCGGCGTGCGCCAGCGCCTCGATGAGGCCCATGCCGATGACATAGGCGGCGTCCTGGTCGCTGGGCACCGTACCGCCGACGTCGGCGACGGCCTGCTGGATGCAGCGCACGATGATCTTCGTGGAATCGAAGAGCGTGCCATCCCAGTCGAAGGCGATCAGGTCAAACTGGCGCGGGCGCAGGTCGGACATGGCTCAGGAATTTCTGCAGTTCGGCGGGCAACGGGGATTGCAGGGCGATGCGCTCGCCGCTGGCGGGGTGGTCGAACTGTAACCGCCACGCGTGCAGGAACATGCGCTTGAGGCCAACCTTCTGCAAGGCCTTGTTGCGGTCGAAGTCGCCGTACTTGTCGTCGCCGGCGATCGGGTGGCCGGCGCTGGCGAGGTGGACGCGGATCTGGTGGGTGCGGCCGGTCTTGATGGTCACTTCCAGCAGGCTGTAGTCGCGCAGCGTCTCCTGGATCTTCACCAGCGTCACCGAGCGCATGCCGTCCGGGTCGTCCTTGCCGACCACCTTGACCCGCCGCTCGCCGTCGGCCAGCAGGTACTTGTGCAGGGGCTGGTCGATGACCTTCTTCGACGCCGGCCAGGCGCCGCCGACCAGGGCCAGGTAGGTCTTGCCGGTCTCGCGGCCGCGGAACTGGTCCTGCAGATGGGTCAGGGCCGAGCGCCTCTTGGCCACCAGCAGGATGCCCGAGGTCTCCCGGTCCAGCCGATGCACCAGTTCCAGGAATTTCGCCTGCGGTCGCGCCTGGCGCAGCTGTTCGATGACACCGAAACTCACCCCGCTGCCGCCATGCACGGCCACGCCGGCCGGCTTGTCGATGGCCAGCAGGTGGTCGTCTTCGAACAACACAGGGAATTCCCGGGGGGGCGCCGGTTTTTCCAGCTTTTCGGCCGCCCTTTCGGACAGCCGCACCGGCGGCAAGCGGACGACGTCGCCGGTCTCGACCCGGGTGTCGGCAGCCGCCCGGCCCTTGTTCACCCGCACCTCGCCGCTGCGGATGATCCGGTACACATGGGTCTTGGGCACGCCCTTCAGGACGCGAATGAGGAAATTGTCCAGGCGCTGCCCGGCGGACTCGTCGCCCACGGTCAGGAATTTGACTTCCGCGCTTGCAGGGGGCGGACTGCCCCCTATAATCTGTTTCACTAGCGTGACGCTGTAAGTGGTTGATTTGGCTGGCAGTTTATTCCAGCCCCAGCAACCGGCGACGCTGGAAGGTCGATGCCACCGGCATCGCAGTGCGCAGACTCCAGGCCAGAGCCTGTCGTGGCGCACGCGTTGCCGGCCCTGGGCGCGGCTGTTTCGAAACACTGAACGGAATAAATGTCCCCCAGCGTCCATCACGCTGGAGGACGGATCAAAGCGAGAACAACAGTGCTGATGGTGCTCCTCCTGGCTTTCTGGCGTTGGCTCTTGCCGGCGCCCGCCATGCAGGCTCCATGGCCCCTTGCCGGCCTTCCCCCGTCCGCGGCCTTTGCCGCGGGCCGCCGCCGCAAGCTCGCCCCCATCCCTGTGCCCTTGCGACGGTTGCTGAGCTAGAAAGCTCGCGCACGCCTGTCCGCACTCCGGCAATTCCCTCCGTTTCGAAGCACCTAGTCCGGCATTGAAGACCGCGCCTCTCACGGCGCGTTGAAAGTTTAAGGACAGGGACAACGCTATGAAGCGGATGCTGATCAACGCCACCCAGGCGGAAGAACGCCGGTTGGCCATCGTGGACGGGCAGAAACTGCTCGACTACGAAATCGAGATCGAAGGGCGCGAACAGCGCAAGGGCAACATCTACAAGGCGGTCGTGACGCGGGTCGAGCCCTCGCTCGAGGCGTGCTTCGTCGACTACGGCGAAGACCGCCACGGCTTCCTGCCGTTCAAAGAAATCTCCAAGCAGTACTTCGCCGCCGGCGTCCCGGTCTCGCAAGCGCGGATCAACGACGTCATCAAGGAAGGCCAGGAACTGCTGGTCCAGGTGGAAAAAGAGGAGCGCGGCAACAAGGGCGCGGCGCTCACCACCTTCATCTCGCTGGCCGGCCGCTACGTCGTGCTGATGCCGAACAACCCGCGCGGCGGCGGCGTCAGCCGCCGGATCGAGGGCGAAGACCGGCAGGAGCTGAAGGAGAACATGGACCAGTTGGACTATCCCAACGGGATGTCCATCATCGCCCGCACGGCCGGCATCGGCCGCAGCGCCCCGGAACTGCAGTGGGACCTGAACTACCTGCTGAAGCTGTGGACCGCCATCGAAGGCGCCAGCAAGGGCGGCAAGGGCGCCTTCCTGATCTACCAGGAGTCGAGCCTGGTGATCCGCGCGATCCGTGACTACTTCAATCACGACATCGGCGACATCCTGATCGACACCGACGACATCTACGAGCAGGCGCACCAGTTCATGGCGCACGTGATGCCGGAACATGCGCAGCGCGTGAAGCGCTACCGCGACGACGCAGCGCTGTTCAGCCGCTTCCAGATCGAGCACCAGATCGAGTCGGCCTACGCCCGCGAGGTGAAGCTGCCCAGCGGCGGCGTGATCGTCATCGACCACACCGAAGCGCTGGTGTCCATCGACGTCAACTCGGCGCGCGCCATCAAGGGCGGCGACATCGAGGAAACCGCCACCCGCACCAACCTGGAAGCCGCCGACGAAGTGGCGCGCCAGATGCGCCTGCGCGACCTGGGCGGCCTGATCGTCATCGACTTCATCGACATGGAAGAGTCGAAGAACCGCCGCGAGGTGGAGAACCGCCTGCGCGACGCCCTGCGGCAGGACCGCGCCCGCGTGCAGTTCGGCTCGATCTCCAAGTTCGGCCTGATGGAAATGAGCCGCCAGCGCCTGCGCCCGGCCCTCTCCGAAGGCGCGTCCATCCCCTGTCCGCGCTGCGGCGGCCACGGCCACATCCGCGACACGGAAAGCTCGGCGCTGCAGATCCTGCGCATCATCCAGGAAGAGTCCATGAAGGATTCGACCGCGGCGGTGCACGTGCAGGTGCCGGTGGAAGTGGCTTCCTTCCTGCTGAACGAGAAGCGCACCGAGATCGCCAAGATCGAGCTGAAGCAGCGCGTCAGCGTGCTGATGGTCCCCAACAAGACGCTGGAGACCCCCAACTACCGCCTCGAGCGGATGAAGCACGACGACCCGCGCCTCGACAACCTGAAGGCCAGCTACCACATGGCCGAGGAGATCGAGGACCCCACCGCGATCACGCGCCGCTCGCACGAGCGCGTGAACAAGCAGGAGCCGGTGATCAAGGGCGTGCTGCCGGATGCGCCGGCGCCGATGCCGGTGGCCAAGCCGCCGGTGCAGGCGCCCGTGGCCAAGGCCGCGCCGGTGCCCGCGCCGACCGCCGCACCCGCCCCTGTGGCGAAGGCCGCCGAGACCGGCTTCTTCTCCTGGCTGAAGGGCCTGCTGGGCGTGACGCCCGCGGCCGAACCGGCGCCCGCGCCGGCTCCGGCCCAGGAAGCCAAGCGTGAAGAGAAGCGCGGCGAAGGCCGCGGCGAGCGCCGCGATGGTGGCCGCCGTGGCGAAGGCCGCGGGGGTCGCGGTGGCCGCGACGAGCGTCGTGGCGAAGGCCGCCGCGAAGGCGAGCCGCGCCGCGAGCGCGAAGGCGCCGAAGCCGCCGGCCAGCGGCCGGAAGGCGGCCGCCAGCAAGGCGAAGGCCGTCGCGAACGGGGCGAACGCGGTGAGCGTGGCGAAGGCCGCGGCCAGCGCGAAGGCGGCGAGCAGCGCGAGCCGCGGGAAGCTCGCGAGCAGCGCGGCGGCCGTGAAGGTGGCCGCGAACAACGCGAAGGCCGCGAGGCCCGTGAAGGCCGCGAGCAGCGTGAACCGCGCGAGGCACGTGAGGGTCGTGAGGCACGCGAGCCGCGTGAAGGCCGTGAGCCGCGCGAAGCACGCGAGCAACGCGAACCGCGCGAAGGCCGTGAACAGCGTGAACCGCGCGAAGCCCGCGAGCAGCGTGAACCCCGCGAGCCGCGCGAAGGCCACGACCTCGAGCGCGAGCCGCGCGAGAGCCGCGACCGCTTCGAGGCCCGCCAGCGCCGCATGGCGCGCGAGGATGCCGAGGCCCGTGGCGACCAGCCGCCGCCGGAATCCGGCGCCGAGGACGTCGCGCCCGACCAGCAAGGCGAGCGCCAGCCCCGTGGCGAGCGCAGCGACCGCCGCGATGGCCGGCGTGAACGTGGCGAACGCCGCGAACGCGGCCCGCGCGAAGGCCAGCCGCAGGACGGCAGCACGATCGAGGCCGATGCGCTGGCCGGCGCCGCCGGTTCCGTCGGCGCGGTGACGGAATCTCCCGAAGCCATCGTGCCCCCGGGTGCGAACCCGGTACTGGAGTCGCACACGCACTTCGACGACAGCCGCCCGGCCCCGGAAGGCGCCGACGGCGAAGCCCGGCGCGAGCGCGGCGACCGCCGCTCCCGCGACCGCTACGGCCGTGACCGCCGCGAACGTGGCGAGCGCAGTGAGCGTCCGGCGGCCGACGTGCCGGTGGGCGCCGAAGTCTCGGCCGCCGAGCAGGAAGTGTTCGCGGGCCACGCCCAGCGGCCCGAGGAGCACCATGCCGTGCACACCGAGGTGCGCAAGGAAGCAAAGCAAGAAGCTCCCAGCGCCGCCGCCAGCCGCAACAAGATGCCGCGCGTGCAGTCCTTCCAGCTGCCCGTCGCCGACCTGCAGAACGTCGCGGAAGGCTCGGGCCTGCAGTGGGTGCTGTCGGATGCGGACAAGATCGCCGCCGCCCAGGCCGCGATCGCCGCCGAGCCGAAGCCGGTGCACGTGCCGCGCGAGCGCCCGCCGGCGGTGGTGGCCGACGAAGGCCCGCTGGTGCTGGTGGAAACCCGCCGCGACCTGCGCAACCTGCAGTTGCCCTTCTAAGGCGCGCTGCCCCGGAGAAAGCCCCAGCCTGCCGGCCGGGGCTTTTTTCTTTTCAGGTCTGCTTTTCGCCGCGATCGGCACTTTGCGCCTGGTCAAGGAAAGTGCCGGAACCCCAGCCGTTCCTTCCGGGTCCATCCAGGGAAGACTCCTGCCGGGCATGCAGCACCGCCCGGTCCCTCCCACTCCCACCAAGGACCGACCGATGACCGCTGTGCAACACGGCAGGCTGGGCCCTGCCCGCCTGCGTGACAACCTGGACTTCGACGCGAATGCCGTCCAGGCCTTCTTCATGGGCGACGACCGGGGCTACCTCGAGGCGCGCGTGTCCTTCATCGAACAGACCGCCGAACTGCTGTTCGACCTGCAGGTCGCGCAAGAAGCGTGGCAGCGGCAGTGGCCGCACCTGCAGCCATATGAAAGGAAGCGCGCCCGGCTCATCGCCTTCGAGATCGGCCGCTCCGCGGGGCTGGTCGGCGCCAACCGGCTGGCCGCGCATTGCCGCGTGCTGCGCGACTTCCCGGACGGCGCCGAACTGCGGCCGTGGGTCGACGCGGCTTTGCAGGCGCTGCGTGATTTCGTCGCGGAGAGCGAGCTTTTGACCTCGTGACCTCATGCGGGGTGTGCAGCTCGCTGCGCACCGCGCGATGCTGCAACGTCATGGCAGGTGCGCAGCGGAGAGCCTACTCCCCCGCCGCCCGCTTCCACGCCAGCGCCGCCGCCTGGCCGTCTTCGCGCTGTTCCGCGAGTTCGGCCAGGGCACGCCAGGCATTGCGGTGCAGACCCGGGTCCTGCAGGCCCAGGGCGGCTTGCGTCAGCAGCTGCTGCGCCTTGCCCCACAGCTGGCGCTTCATGCAGGCCATGCCGGCCAGGTATTGCAGCGTGGCATCACGCGGATTCGACTTCTGCGCGCTCTCGATGCGGGCCAGCCAGGTGCCATCCAGCGAATCGAGCGCCTCTTCCAGCGCGCACGCCAGCTTGACCTGCAGGGCCTCGCCCAGCGCGCCCTGCGCTTCCCACACGGGCAGCAGCCAGTCGCGCGCCTGCTCCGGGTCGCCGCGCAGCGCCAGCAGCCGCTGCGAGGCATGGATCGCCACTTCGGGAATCGTGCGCTCGCTTGCTTCCAGCGAAGCGAAGGCTCGCTGCAACTGCGCGACGTCGTAGGCGCCGTTCAGCAGGTCGATGGCCAGCCCGCGCACGATGCTGCGCGCGGCCACCGGCGAGAAGGCATGGTGCTTGGCCAGCAGGCGCGCGGTCTCCATCGCCTCGCGCGTCTGGCCGGCCTGGCGCGAAGCCTTGAGCCGGGTCCGCAGCGACAGCGTGCGGCGCGCCGCGCCCACGGGCAGGTCTTTCAGCCATTGCATCGCGGCGTCGGGCTCGCGGTCGTCCAGCGACCAGCGCGCCGCGCGCACCAGCGCGCCTTCGCGCGTCTCCTGCGCTTCGCGCGCAGCGGCCTGTTCCAGCGCCAGCTTCAGGTGTTCCTCGCGGCCGGCGCGGTCCTGCAGCGCATGGGCGCTTTCGGCCGCCAGCAGGTGGGCGATGGCCCGCAGCTGTCCCGCGTTGGCCGATTTCTGTCCCGCCACTTCGAGCGCGTCTTCCTGCTGCAGCACCGCCTCGGCCGACTTGCGCGCGCGGATGAAGCGCCCCGCCAGCATGTGCGACAGCGCGTCCAGCAGCGCCGCGTGCATGCTGCGCTCCTTCTGCTGCGTGCGCCAGCGCAACGCCTGGCGCGGCAAGTCGAACAGGGCGGCCAGCGCGCGCAGCGCCGCGTGCACGAACACGAAGGCCGCCACCAGCAGCAGCACCACGAGATTCAGCGAGACATCGACCCGGTAGGGCGGCCAGAACACGGTGACCGTGCCCTGGTTGTTGCCGGCGAACAGGGCGCCGGCGACGGCAATGCCGAAGAGGGCCAGCAGCCAGAGCGTGGCGCGCATGCGGCTGCCCCTACTTGCCGGCCGCGGCGGTGGCCAGCGCTGCCAGGGTTTCGTCGATGCGCGGCACTTCGGCCGTGCGCACGCCCGCCTGCACCTGCTGCAGCTGCGTGGCCGCCGCCTGGGTGCGGCGCGAGGCCGGGTCGAAGAAGCGGAACAGCGCCGCGTTGGCGGCGGCGATGTCCGCGCGCGCCGCTTCGTTCTGCCGCGCCAGCAGCGACAGCCGCGCGTTCAGCAATTTCAGCTTGAGGTTCTCGCGCAGGAA
The sequence above is a segment of the Ramlibacter agri genome. Coding sequences within it:
- a CDS encoding heme biosynthesis protein HemY codes for the protein MRATLWLLALFGIAVAGALFAGNNQGTVTVFWPPYRVDVSLNLVVLLLVAAFVFVHAALRALAALFDLPRQALRWRTQQKERSMHAALLDALSHMLAGRFIRARKSAEAVLQQEDALEVAGQKSANAGQLRAIAHLLAAESAHALQDRAGREEHLKLALEQAAAREAQETREGALVRAARWSLDDREPDAAMQWLKDLPVGAARRTLSLRTRLKASRQAGQTREAMETARLLAKHHAFSPVAARSIVRGLAIDLLNGAYDVAQLQRAFASLEASERTIPEVAIHASQRLLALRGDPEQARDWLLPVWEAQGALGEALQVKLACALEEALDSLDGTWLARIESAQKSNPRDATLQYLAGMACMKRQLWGKAQQLLTQAALGLQDPGLHRNAWRALAELAEQREDGQAAALAWKRAAGE
- a CDS encoding Rne/Rng family ribonuclease, giving the protein MKRMLINATQAEERRLAIVDGQKLLDYEIEIEGREQRKGNIYKAVVTRVEPSLEACFVDYGEDRHGFLPFKEISKQYFAAGVPVSQARINDVIKEGQELLVQVEKEERGNKGAALTTFISLAGRYVVLMPNNPRGGGVSRRIEGEDRQELKENMDQLDYPNGMSIIARTAGIGRSAPELQWDLNYLLKLWTAIEGASKGGKGAFLIYQESSLVIRAIRDYFNHDIGDILIDTDDIYEQAHQFMAHVMPEHAQRVKRYRDDAALFSRFQIEHQIESAYAREVKLPSGGVIVIDHTEALVSIDVNSARAIKGGDIEETATRTNLEAADEVARQMRLRDLGGLIVIDFIDMEESKNRREVENRLRDALRQDRARVQFGSISKFGLMEMSRQRLRPALSEGASIPCPRCGGHGHIRDTESSALQILRIIQEESMKDSTAAVHVQVPVEVASFLLNEKRTEIAKIELKQRVSVLMVPNKTLETPNYRLERMKHDDPRLDNLKASYHMAEEIEDPTAITRRSHERVNKQEPVIKGVLPDAPAPMPVAKPPVQAPVAKAAPVPAPTAAPAPVAKAAETGFFSWLKGLLGVTPAAEPAPAPAPAQEAKREEKRGEGRGERRDGGRRGEGRGGRGGRDERRGEGRREGEPRREREGAEAAGQRPEGGRQQGEGRRERGERGERGEGRGQREGGEQREPREAREQRGGREGGREQREGREAREGREQREPREAREGREAREPREGREPREAREQREPREGREQREPREAREQREPREPREGHDLEREPRESRDRFEARQRRMAREDAEARGDQPPPESGAEDVAPDQQGERQPRGERSDRRDGRRERGERRERGPREGQPQDGSTIEADALAGAAGSVGAVTESPEAIVPPGANPVLESHTHFDDSRPAPEGADGEARRERGDRRSRDRYGRDRRERGERSERPAADVPVGAEVSAAEQEVFAGHAQRPEEHHAVHTEVRKEAKQEAPSAAASRNKMPRVQSFQLPVADLQNVAEGSGLQWVLSDADKIAAAQAAIAAEPKPVHVPRERPPAVVADEGPLVLVETRRDLRNLQLPF